The following proteins come from a genomic window of Acidobacteriota bacterium:
- a CDS encoding fused MFS/spermidine synthase, whose product MPQTHRANLLLAMFALFLLSGATSLVYQVLWLRQLILIFGSTQFATSTVLSTFMAGLALGAFVAGRKFSGSRSHPLAVYGWLEIGIGIYALIVPFLFRSLSPIYQVIWDAGAADSFVVLSLAKFVGIAIVLLPPTVLMGASLPVLARQVADDPDTIGGKVGGLYAINTFGAVCGVFVAGFLAIPNIGMQATLYATAATNLALGVVAIVVSRPAPKPVEDPRSASTKTRRESITSGRVKLALVAFAVSGFGALVLEVAWTRVLALVMGSSVYAFSLMLLAFLVGLAVGSAWFSRYLRKRPDVDPGTLLALLLGSAGLLAWATAFLFPQLPRLFAWVFFSGIDMTPGRWFFVQFVLGLLIMFPATLALGGIFPTMLQIHARELKGVSGSVGTVYASNTVGTILGAGMAGFILIPTLGVLNTVIAVAVIEMLLGIVMAIAVTRRRRPVLIGGMIVLAVVMAFMRPGWDTRLMNSGVYMNLFDIEGETPKDSWDQFLKAIHTNNVTLYAEEGYTASVFVAEQPDYGNRYLSVNGKIEASTSSDVETQIMCAHLPLLIHDDPKDVMIIGLASGITVGAAAAHEVESIRVVEVEKKMIPAAELFAEHNDHVLEDERVDISVNDARNELEFSSQTYDVLISEPSNPWMTVAANLFTEDFFEMAKTRVRPGGIFAQWIQNYYLPPEDLRSIVAAFRKSFPHIVMFETYGGVDLILLGAQEPIDLDLDEIEGRMGDLTVRMSMGRAEIRRPSDVLAMLRMGPEEIDRLVIDAPRNTDDNARVEFSAPKALGAPTLWGNMELLRSFSADPVLLVTDDESDPAERDALRLKLAYSFYRRGEYPLARQQLDLIEDRSLDDQISELREQIATYEGE is encoded by the coding sequence TTGCCCCAGACCCATCGAGCAAACCTGCTGCTGGCAATGTTCGCGTTGTTCCTCCTTTCGGGCGCGACGTCGCTGGTCTACCAGGTGCTGTGGCTGCGCCAGCTGATCCTGATCTTCGGGTCCACCCAGTTTGCGACCAGTACGGTGCTGTCGACGTTCATGGCCGGTCTTGCGTTAGGGGCCTTCGTCGCAGGACGTAAATTCTCCGGGTCACGATCACACCCGTTGGCGGTCTATGGCTGGCTTGAGATCGGGATCGGGATCTACGCCCTGATCGTTCCGTTTCTATTCCGTAGTCTCTCGCCGATCTACCAGGTGATCTGGGATGCCGGCGCCGCCGACTCCTTCGTCGTTCTCAGTCTTGCCAAATTCGTCGGGATCGCGATCGTCCTTCTCCCACCGACCGTTCTGATGGGTGCCAGTCTTCCGGTTCTCGCACGACAGGTCGCCGACGACCCCGATACGATCGGAGGCAAGGTCGGCGGGCTCTACGCCATCAATACCTTCGGCGCCGTCTGCGGTGTCTTCGTGGCCGGCTTCCTGGCGATCCCCAACATCGGCATGCAGGCGACGCTCTACGCAACGGCGGCGACCAACCTGGCCCTGGGCGTCGTTGCGATCGTCGTCTCCCGGCCGGCGCCGAAGCCCGTCGAGGACCCGCGATCAGCTTCGACCAAGACCCGCCGTGAATCCATCACGTCGGGGCGTGTGAAGTTGGCCCTGGTCGCGTTCGCGGTCTCGGGGTTCGGCGCGCTGGTACTTGAGGTCGCCTGGACCCGCGTGCTGGCGCTCGTCATGGGAAGCTCGGTCTACGCGTTCTCGCTGATGCTCCTGGCGTTTCTTGTGGGGCTTGCCGTCGGTAGCGCCTGGTTCTCGCGCTACCTCAGGAAGCGACCGGACGTCGATCCCGGGACGCTGCTGGCGCTGCTGCTGGGGTCCGCCGGTCTTCTGGCCTGGGCGACTGCGTTCCTCTTTCCACAACTCCCACGACTCTTTGCGTGGGTCTTCTTCAGCGGCATCGACATGACTCCGGGGCGCTGGTTCTTCGTGCAGTTCGTGCTGGGGCTGTTGATCATGTTCCCGGCGACCCTGGCCCTCGGTGGCATCTTCCCGACGATGCTGCAGATCCACGCCCGGGAGTTGAAGGGCGTTTCCGGATCGGTGGGAACCGTCTACGCCAGCAACACGGTCGGCACGATCCTGGGCGCCGGCATGGCCGGGTTCATCCTGATCCCGACACTGGGCGTGCTCAACACCGTCATCGCGGTGGCGGTGATCGAGATGCTCTTGGGGATTGTGATGGCCATCGCAGTCACCCGGCGGCGGCGGCCGGTCCTGATCGGCGGCATGATCGTCCTGGCGGTGGTGATGGCGTTCATGCGGCCCGGCTGGGATACCCGCTTGATGAACAGCGGGGTCTACATGAACCTCTTCGACATCGAGGGCGAGACACCGAAGGACTCCTGGGACCAGTTTCTCAAGGCGATCCACACGAACAACGTCACGCTCTACGCAGAAGAGGGCTATACCGCCTCGGTCTTCGTGGCGGAACAGCCGGACTACGGAAACCGCTACCTCTCGGTCAACGGCAAGATCGAGGCCTCCACGTCGAGCGATGTGGAGACTCAGATCATGTGTGCCCACCTTCCGCTCCTGATCCACGACGACCCGAAGGACGTGATGATCATCGGTCTCGCCAGTGGCATCACCGTCGGAGCGGCTGCGGCCCACGAGGTGGAGTCTATCCGGGTGGTGGAAGTCGAGAAGAAGATGATCCCGGCGGCCGAGCTGTTCGCCGAACACAACGACCACGTCCTGGAGGACGAGCGGGTCGACATCTCCGTCAATGACGCACGGAACGAACTGGAGTTCTCGTCGCAGACGTATGACGTTCTGATCTCCGAACCGTCCAATCCTTGGATGACCGTCGCCGCGAATTTGTTTACCGAGGACTTCTTCGAGATGGCGAAGACACGGGTTCGGCCCGGTGGGATCTTCGCCCAGTGGATTCAGAACTACTATCTGCCACCGGAGGATCTCCGCTCGATCGTCGCGGCGTTTCGCAAGTCCTTTCCCCACATCGTCATGTTCGAGACCTACGGAGGCGTGGACCTGATTCTGTTGGGTGCCCAGGAACCCATCGATCTGGACCTGGACGAGATCGAAGGTCGCATGGGCGACCTGACGGTGCGCATGAGTATGGGGCGCGCGGAGATCCGTCGTCCCAGTGACGTGCTGGCGATGTTGCGGATGGGTCCCGAGGAGATCGATCGCCTGGTCATCGACGCGCCGCGCAACACCGACGACAACGCCCGGGTGGAGTTCTCGGCACCGAAGGCCCTGGGCGCCCCCACGCTGTGGGGCAACATGGAACTGCTCCGCTCGTTCTCCGCCGACCCGGTGCTGTTGGTGACCGACGACGAGTCCGATCCTGCCGAACGGGACGCCCTCCGCCTGAAGCTGGCGTACAGCTTCTACCGACGTGGCGAGTATCCGTTGGCCCGGCAGCAGTTGGACCTGATCGAGGATCGGTCCCTGGATGACCAGATCTCGGAGTTGCGGGAGCAGATCGCGACCTACGAAGGCGAATAA